The region atGGTCTTAAACTAATTGAGAAGAGAGGTTTTGTACATTAAAAACAGCATACATGTAAAGATTTTCACTATCAGTGTGTAACAAAAATGGTGCAGGACCAGTAGAAATATTCAGTTGTGAAAACTCAATCCCAAAAACAAAGACGACAGCTTTAATTTCATTCAGTGTTCCTGCAAActcaatttgttttttcaaactgaAGCTTTTGAATGGATTAttgtcagaaaatgtaaacttttggtaacaaaatgtcttttaccAGAGTATTCTGGGCAAGAAAGAAATCTACCTAAAATACCAATAGCTGGAACATGTGTACatgtggaaaatgaaaaagcaaagcaaacatcACAGATGAAACCAGCAACAAAGATGTACAAAGTAAAAAGAGATCTATGTTGGGTCATCCTAATTAGCAGTGTCATACATTAACACCCAGATGTTTGTGTATTTGGATTGATTTCTGCTCGacttcattttcatgttttggttcATCCACCCATCTGGATACAGATCTGCAGCTTTATGCTTCATGTGCGTTAAAATGATGGGGAAGCCATGTTGTTCTTTGCAAACTCTGTgccatgttttcagtttttccttctgttgtGGTCTTCCGTCCTTAATAATTGGCTGCGGTTGTATTTTAATCTTCTTCACCTATTTtatcattacaaaaaaaaacaaaacaaaaaaaacttttttgactGATCATTACCAACAAGCATGAGTGGGTGGTGATAAGTTAGGAATAAAGTAGGGCAACAGAAAGCTCTATAAATTAATCCCATTGTTTAGACAAttaattcttttgtctttatcttGAGTTGATTTGTCAGTTCCTAGTAAAACCGCAGTAGTTGAACCATTGTTGCCTTGGAACACGCATTTGGGTGAAACTGCTCCCCCTTTCGACTGTTCACTGTAACTACAGCGCTCTGATCCGCACACCAACACAAACGCCATCTTTAGCCGACAAAGTGCTGTACTGAAGCAGAGTTGTGGTTCGAAACTAGGTCAGGCGCCTGGAAAACTCGAAGACTTTTGGAGATCTCCCGTCGGAAGCCTCCTCGGTTGGTGTTCAGCAACGCCCGGCCACACCGCACCGTCGTATGGTCCAATGTGTTTGATCGCTCGGCCAGCCCGTACGCAGTTTTATTTTGTCGGTCCAGGTTGACGTTGAAAGTGATCCTCCGTAAATAAGCAACCGACGGTGGAGCTAAAAGCCAGGTGAGATAAACAGACGAAGCTGTAAACttggaaattaaatttgtttaagtcGACTGGTTTTAGTCGCTAGTTACAACTTGCTAATAATTGTCAGCTTAACCCCCAGCGTGGTTAAATGTGGCTAAGCTAACTATTGATCTGTGTTTTGGTGCCGTTTTTAACGTCAGTCTTTTGACATTTATGCACACTTGTGCTAACTTAAAGCTGTTTTAGCCATCACTTTGATGTCAATAAATTTACAACATGTtagtttgacatctgtgttgaTTGTTGAAAGAGAGGGAGGCGTGACCTATGagtacaaatgttttcattgtgagCAAGAAAGACTGGGTCCGCACCATTTACAGTCCGGCGTACTTGGCGGCGCCACGAGTGGTGTGATGATCAAGGTTAAAGATAGCCCTTCAGTGTCGAGCGATTTAATTTACGGCCGAATGCAGTAATTTTTCCAAAGCATTTGCAGGCCACTAACCGAATATGAACTGATGTGTTAATTATTGGattgttaataaaaatgattgcgTTCTTCCAGAGCTCTGGGTGGACATTAAACTCCCTCTTCTCATCCTTTCCCAGGATGAAACGAGGTCTCCAAGAGAATGagcaggaggaaggaggaggccCCAGTGGGGGGTATCAGAAGAGTATCAAATGGTCAACTAAGCAGGATGGAGAGAAAGAACTGGAAGAGCAAGGAGCCAGCTGGGAGTGTTTGCCGCAGGAGATCCTGCTTCACATTTTCCAGTACCTCCCACTGCTGGACAGAGCTTTTGCTTCTCTGGTATTCTAAAAGCATTGATTACATGTCAATTATGCTCTTTATGAGACTGTGTGAAATGGCAATGTAGGGCTtctcatttaaattattattggCATTaccgcaaaagtattcactccctTAAACCTTGTCCTGTTTTGGCAAGTTGTATTTGGACATGAGAGAAAGAAGACTTGAGAACCatgctttattttcctttcgCTTCATAATTATCCACGACTTTGCTTTGGTCTTTCACATGAGATTCTAGTAAAATGAATTGGACAGCAAAACATAGAGGGgtataaatatttctgcaaagcaCTTTACATTCAAGGGGTGGTGCCGAgtcaaacagaacagaacagacaGTTTTATCAGTGACTTAAAGCCAGCATTCAGTTTCAGACTGACACCACCTCCACTCCTAGCTGATTTCTGAAAGTTAGAAGATTAATTGCCACTAATTAGTCGTTAGCAGCTTGCTTGTAAATCTGGATTTGATTAGTTTTTCAGATGGAGACATGTGATCACACCTTTATTTATGCAGTAGAGCAGAGCCAGTTCTGATGGTTAAGCATGTTTCATCATTTATGGCTTGGCAAACATTCTTTATTACCTTATCTTAAAGTGACTTAAGGTCACAATCTCAATTTAGCCACTCTTGTAGCTGGCTACACACATATCCTTCTTTTGACAGTCTTGTGGTGTAAAGGTCACAATGGTTGATGTTTCTCTCCCCCAGAGTCTCATTCTGTTATTTtactacatatatatatttttaaatcactcCATTACTTATATGAAGTCTGTTGGGTAATTTCTCTAGGTGTGCCGGGGCTGGAATCAGGCCTTCCACATGCCAGAGCTGTGGCGCTGCTTTGAGTTTGAGCTGAACCAGCCGGCCAGCTCCTACCTGAAGGCCACGCACCCGGAGCTCATCAAGCAGATCATCAAAAAGCACTCCAACCACCTCCAGTACGTCAGCTTCAAGGTGAGACAGGCGGACGGTTTGTGTTTAGAAACTGAAGTGGATTCACCACTTCCATATAAAAAGAGGGTTTAATTTTCTGTGTCGGACTCGCAGGTGGACAGCAGCAGAGAGTCTGCAGAGGCGGCGTGCAACATCCTCTCTCAGCTGGTGAATTGTTCTTTGAAAACCCTGGGACTCATATCCACAGCCAGGCCCAGCTTCATGGAGATGCCCAAGGTAACCCTGAAGGGCAGCGATAACTCAGCCGCCCaaacttcagatttttgaaGAATGCATGAAATGAGGCTGTCCTGATTGATGCCGTGTGCCCACGGGAAGGTCTAAGGCCTGGAAAACTCTCAAGTTAACCGatcaaaatgtcactttttgtgtttattttccatAACAGTTGATCTTTGAGAGGAGGTCACagcttggatttttttttttaggctttaCTAAGTTTTTATACTGGCCTGATTTAAAAGGAAGCCTTAAAAGTTCAACAACTTTGATAAGCTTTGCAGGTATAGTATTTTCACGAACAATGTTACATTCTGTTTCTAATGGATATGGTTTGTTGGTTGACTGTGGCAAGTGTTCagtcaattaattaattaataactcAATCAAGCTATGTGGAGCAAGAGCCCTTCCTGGCCACACCCCTCTCAGCACACTTCCTGTCATTGGGCCCTCACTTAAACTATCAgttattttttgatatttttattgttttatatacCTAATTTAAGTTTGTGTGGAAAAGCCTTGTAGACTTTGACCATCATTAGAGGCATCCTGTGCCTCTAATGATGAACTAAGGAGCCACATTCATGTACCAAAGGAGGCAAGTAGAAATGCAgtaattgttaaaataaaataaaaaaagatgcaataaaattttgaaaaacaaagttttaagaGTAACATTAGAGTAACAGTTAAGAGTAAtattagctaaaaataaaaatagaataataaaacataagtgGATAAactaaataagacaaataatatatataaaacttacTTCATATAAAAGCAAGATTGACtatataaaagtttattttgtttttaaaagcaaaggCAGATTTCTGTTATTCATTGTTgaaattattactatttttttgtCAGTCAAGTCTCATGAGTTATAAGTAGCACTTGAAAGAATGGCGCGAGCCTTAACCTTTCTTTGGGAATAACTTGTGATGATGCTCCAGTTATTTGACATTAGCTCACAATCAGTGTAGAACCTCGTGATGGGATCCGATTGGTCATTGGCAGGCCACGTTCTAAAGACATAGGATCCATACTTGGATTTATAAAAGTGGATACTTTTGCAATTCAATTAGTTTCTGTTGGGTATAAAACTACTACCTCTGCTCTGACAtagcacattttgttttccttttattgtaATTGTTTCTAAGAATAAGCTGTTTTTGAGCGATTCCCTTGAAGGGGTTGCGGCTCTCTTACTGGGACATTTACTCAGCTGCCTTGTTTCCAGTCAAAATCTACAAGGCCTCTCTTACAGTGTGTTTATAGTGTACACACTGTAGACTTTACTCAACAAATAGACATATTGTTGAGTAAATATGCTTGAGTATATATTGAGTAAATATATTACTCAATATATttgttgagtaaaaaaaaaaaccccatacatttatgtttaaatgatcttttttcAACCATTAAATTGagaagattttcatttgtatttttgtgtagaAAATTCTACTAAAACGGCGCCTTTACCATTGCGTTAGAACCAGATTGGTACAGTTATAATGGTGTTATGTCACCCTAGTTATCACATTTTGTGCCATTAAAtgtgtctctttctctttcccttCTACAGTCTCACTTCATCTCCGCTCTGACGGTTGTTTTCGTCAACTCCAAATCTCTGTCCTCCCTGAAAATCGACGACACCCCTGTGGATGATCCCTCCCTCAAAGTCCTGGTGGCCAACAACAGCGACACTCTCAAGCTGCTGAAAATGAGCAGCTGCCCTCATGTTTCACCTGCCGGTACTAACACAACACATGATTTATATCACGGCTGTTAATAACCGACTCATTATTCTTGAGAAGCTCATTTCTCACAAAGATAAATTCAGTTTAGTTCATCCAGGCTGCACCGATTCACAATAAAAGTCGACTCTGGGTGTTCTTCATATTACACAGATGGCATGTAGATGAAATCCATGCAGtccaaataaatataattgtatTAAATTTCATACAGTTTGGCTGCAAATACAAACACTAACTTCTGCCATCTCGTTCATTTAGTTtgttactttattattattactttaatttCACATCCATgagaaattattctaaaaaatgggtaaaaaagCTTTCTATTACCTAAAGTACCTGATGTAAACAACTCAGAAAGATAGCAAATTGCTGATTATAAACATGATTCCATATGGTAATGtggagaaaaaacataatttaatataatatatgtgtgtgtgtataaagtTTATTGCAAAAGTTATAGTGTGCCTTTTTTATGTGATGACCAAAAATCTTAATATGTGGGGATTTTATGAGATGGACGAATACGAAATATCTTCTAATACtgaagtgaaataaaactgattcatattttgttacaaattaaattctgaaaattcTGGTGCTTGTTAATATTCATCCTCCATAAATCAGTACTTTGTGGAACGACCTTTTGCATGAGTCTAGCACATAAAA is a window of Xiphophorus maculatus strain JP 163 A chromosome 4, X_maculatus-5.0-male, whole genome shotgun sequence DNA encoding:
- the LOC102237030 gene encoding F-box/LRR-repeat protein 3-like; translation: MKRGLQENEQEEGGGPSGGYQKSIKWSTKQDGEKELEEQGASWECLPQEILLHIFQYLPLLDRAFASLVCRGWNQAFHMPELWRCFEFELNQPASSYLKATHPELIKQIIKKHSNHLQYVSFKVDSSRESAEAACNILSQLVNCSLKTLGLISTARPSFMEMPKSHFISALTVVFVNSKSLSSLKIDDTPVDDPSLKVLVANNSDTLKLLKMSSCPHVSPAGIMCVADQCHGLRELALNYHLLSDELLIALSSEKHVHLEHLRIDVVSENPGQQFHTIKKSSWDAMVRHSPKFNLVMYFYLYEEEFDPFFRDEIPVTHLYFGRSVSKDVLGRVGLTCPRLVELVVCANGLRPLDEELIRIAQRCTQLSAIGLGECEVSCSAFVEFVKMCGDRLKQLSIMEEVLVPDHRYELDDIHWEVSKHLGRVWFPDMMPTW